A genomic segment from Clostridium pasteurianum BC1 encodes:
- a CDS encoding carboxymuconolactone decarboxylase family protein — protein sequence MDIKKMKEYRKEYNLKLIQADDFFKEFGELDDKTYSAGAIDKKHKELMGLAISVVSRCNECICYHIEGCLNVGASVDEIMEAIKIGVIGGGSITYPNARFAMKVLEEFTLGE from the coding sequence ATGGACATTAAAAAAATGAAAGAGTATCGAAAAGAGTACAATCTGAAACTCATTCAGGCTGACGACTTCTTTAAGGAATTTGGAGAATTGGATGATAAAACATATTCTGCTGGTGCGATTGATAAAAAGCACAAAGAACTTATGGGATTAGCCATTTCAGTAGTTAGCCGTTGCAACGAGTGTATTTGTTATCACATAGAGGGTTGCCTAAATGTTGGAGCAAGTGTAGATGAGATTATGGAAGCAATAAAGATTGGCGTTATTGGTGGCGGTTCTATCACTTATCCTAATGCGAGATTTGCTATGAAAGTATTAGAAGAATTTACATTGGGAGAATAA
- a CDS encoding DUF4355 domain-containing protein, whose amino-acid sequence MTGDEIKALTEAITKGGDELTNYIKGLTPTEPQAITLNGVTKFLAENEDGKKYLQSYADSKVTNGVQTAIDNFKKDKLPGLIDEEYKKKYPEADPKDKTLADLQAKIAKIEADSLRKDLTNKALKTLTEKKLPSELADFVVGNDEDATSKNLETLTNLFNKYGETVKTEFAKTSGSYKPPKDDYKPGLYFYI is encoded by the coding sequence ATGACAGGTGATGAAATAAAAGCATTGACAGAAGCAATAACAAAAGGCGGCGACGAATTAACTAACTACATTAAGGGTTTAACACCTACAGAACCACAGGCAATAACACTTAATGGAGTTACAAAGTTTTTAGCAGAAAATGAAGATGGCAAGAAGTATTTACAGAGTTATGCAGATAGCAAAGTTACAAATGGAGTACAGACAGCTATTGACAATTTTAAAAAGGATAAACTTCCTGGTCTTATAGATGAAGAATACAAGAAGAAATATCCCGAGGCAGATCCTAAAGATAAGACTTTAGCAGATTTACAGGCTAAAATTGCAAAAATTGAAGCTGATAGTTTGAGAAAAGATCTGACTAATAAAGCATTGAAAACATTGACAGAAAAGAAATTGCCTTCCGAGCTAGCTGACTTTGTAGTTGGGAATGATGAAGATGCTACTAGCAAAAATCTTGAAACTTTGACTAATTTATTTAACAAATACGGTGAAACTGTAAAAACAGAATTCGCAAAAACAAGTGGCTCATATAAGCCGCCAAAAGATGACTATAAGCCTGGGCTTTATTTTTATATTTAG
- a CDS encoding phage portal protein: MLNLQNSVKSTNYDYKDVKAKFTPNVPMDDMMTAQLGDKLCIQTALSQLSFVENPQGEMAKIKQESKDAVFGSILLGGGSIPLDSGNSNIDNTNNTDGDNGGSTENQPN, from the coding sequence CTGCTGAATTTACAAAATAGCGTTAAAAGCACAAATTATGATTATAAAGATGTAAAAGCTAAATTTACACCTAATGTTCCTATGGATGATATGATGACAGCACAGCTCGGGGATAAATTATGTATTCAAACTGCGTTATCCCAGCTAAGCTTCGTAGAAAATCCACAGGGAGAAATGGCAAAAATAAAACAGGAAAGTAAGGATGCTGTTTTTGGGTCTATCCTATTAGGCGGTGGCAGTATTCCCTTGGATAGTGGAAATAGTAATATTGATAATACCAACAATACTGATGGTGATAATGGTGGCAGCACTGAAAACCAACCTAACTAA
- a CDS encoding site-specific integrase has protein sequence MQFWTIKEFKKFMGLDDKPISGLAFKILFWTGMRCGELLALTWKDINLKNKTIDINKTYARIKKQDIINEPKTQKSKRVISISDSLCKDIEKYKSKLYSYNVTDRIFHFTRFFLSYEMKRICKKSGVKPIRTHDLRHSHASLLIELGFTPLLIAERL, from the coding sequence ATGCAGTTCTGGACTATAAAAGAGTTTAAAAAATTTATGGGGCTTGATGATAAACCCATATCTGGACTGGCTTTTAAAATACTCTTTTGGACTGGCATGAGGTGCGGTGAACTTTTAGCTCTTACATGGAAAGATATTAATTTAAAAAATAAAACAATAGATATAAATAAAACATATGCTAGAATAAAAAAACAAGATATAATAAATGAACCTAAAACTCAAAAAAGTAAAAGAGTAATTTCTATTTCAGATTCATTATGCAAAGATATTGAAAAGTATAAGAGTAAACTATACTCCTATAATGTTACAGATAGAATATTTCATTTCACTAGATTTTTTCTATCTTATGAAATGAAAAGAATCTGTAAAAAAAGTGGAGTAAAACCAATTAGGACCCATGATTTAAGACACTCTCATGCATCTTTACTCATAGAACTTGGTTTCACTCCATTACTCATAGCAGAACGATTATGA
- a CDS encoding polysaccharide deacetylase family protein: MEESKKSIIKGSVILFIAIVILFSVSYFIGMKNKKPVASNKPFKVAEISHTEVVKKETVPTVPKTPGKDELRGLINVNDGQKVAYLTFDDGPSPNITPEILDILKREDVKATFFIIGKNAERNPELLMREKNEGHTIGMHSYTHEPAIIYKNPEAYLKDLEECSAAMTKAVGEDGYDKWLIRFPEGSGIVKNKPGFREAIAAAGYHYVDWNALDGDAEHSRMETPQYLMSRFTSTIGEQHHVVILMHDAATKKSTADTLLQFIKYLKDKGFIFKTIPKFQT, from the coding sequence ATGGAAGAAAGCAAAAAGAGTATTATTAAGGGTTCGGTAATTTTATTCATAGCAATAGTTATATTGTTTAGTGTTTCATATTTTATTGGAATGAAAAATAAAAAACCTGTAGCTTCCAATAAACCATTTAAAGTTGCAGAAATTAGCCATACTGAGGTGGTAAAAAAAGAAACTGTACCTACAGTGCCAAAAACTCCAGGTAAAGATGAACTGAGAGGCTTAATAAACGTGAATGATGGACAAAAGGTTGCTTATCTAACTTTTGACGATGGCCCATCACCCAATATTACTCCTGAAATTTTGGATATCTTAAAAAGAGAAGATGTTAAGGCTACTTTTTTTATAATTGGAAAAAATGCAGAAAGAAATCCTGAACTTCTAATGAGAGAAAAAAATGAAGGGCATACTATTGGTATGCATAGTTATACTCATGAACCAGCAATAATATATAAAAATCCTGAGGCATATTTAAAAGATTTGGAGGAATGTTCAGCGGCTATGACTAAAGCTGTGGGGGAAGATGGCTATGATAAATGGCTAATTAGATTTCCAGAAGGCTCTGGTATAGTAAAAAACAAACCTGGTTTTAGAGAGGCTATAGCAGCAGCAGGATATCATTATGTTGATTGGAATGCATTGGATGGAGATGCAGAACATTCTAGAATGGAGACTCCACAATACCTAATGAGTAGATTTACAAGTACTATTGGTGAACAGCATCATGTAGTAATATTAATGCATGACGCTGCAACTAAAAAATCTACAGCGGATACTTTGCTACAGTTTATAAAATATTTAAAGGATAAAGGCTTTATATTTAAGACTATACCTAAATTTCAAACATGA
- a CDS encoding ATP-dependent helicase, producing the protein MKYSLDKNQLEAVTTEYNNVLIVAAPGSGKTTVIINRTAYLIKNKAVKPENIIIITFTKAAALNMKQRYNALFNNIGEPFFGTFHGLFYKILRRHCNSINIIQAYEGYRVVKKVLEPYMDEVSEDKLREIINDISKYKNSKYSFEEFIPSIEKSIFKQCYDAYETYKFEKNVMDFDDLQLKCLELFKKDERLLKGYRNLFKYMLVDEFQDCDSLQIEMLKLLNENNNLYAVGDEDQCIYGFRGSRPDCMVDFHKIFNQGKKIYLNINYRSVCNVVNISKNLIKNNIMRNEKHIKANKNEKGNISILNNINENSQAEDVSENIIKHKIINNLQFRDFAILYRTNVESRGLIDNFIRKSIPFRLLDKEYNFFEHFICKDILSYLKLSINSSDKEAFLRIINKPFRYIGKSNLDIIRKHEYKEDLFEVLKNIEDLPVYQMKNIDKLKRDIQKLNKMSLGLAIQYVVIELGYRDYIVEYAKKYKLEIQELEDIIEEFKKAAEEYNSIITFLVHVEEVGEKLKNNRKETKKDGIILSTMHGVKGMEFKNVFIINCCEENIPHKNSLPDNIEEERRLFYVGITRAIDNLWICFSRDIRGKNKEPSRFIKECELDFNEDCNGGFKVGDKVKHMSFGEGKIIFLDSKIIEIEFSDGVNRKFDTVILGNNRLIDKVR; encoded by the coding sequence ATGAAGTACAGTTTAGATAAAAATCAATTAGAAGCAGTTACTACAGAATATAATAATGTATTAATTGTAGCAGCACCAGGTTCTGGAAAAACCACAGTTATAATAAACAGAACGGCCTACCTCATAAAAAATAAAGCTGTGAAACCTGAAAATATTATTATTATAACTTTTACAAAAGCCGCTGCATTAAATATGAAACAAAGATATAACGCTCTATTTAATAATATTGGAGAACCATTCTTTGGTACATTTCACGGACTTTTTTATAAAATTTTGAGAAGACACTGCAATTCGATAAATATTATACAAGCCTATGAAGGTTATAGAGTAGTAAAAAAGGTTCTTGAACCCTATATGGATGAAGTAAGTGAGGATAAGTTAAGGGAAATAATAAATGATATCTCTAAATATAAAAATTCCAAATATTCTTTTGAAGAATTTATACCATCCATTGAAAAATCTATTTTTAAACAGTGCTATGACGCTTATGAAACCTATAAATTTGAAAAAAACGTTATGGATTTTGATGATTTACAGCTGAAGTGCTTGGAATTATTTAAAAAGGATGAAAGGCTTTTGAAGGGCTACAGGAATTTATTTAAATATATGCTGGTGGATGAATTTCAGGATTGCGATTCTCTCCAAATAGAAATGCTTAAGCTTCTAAATGAAAATAATAATTTATATGCAGTGGGAGATGAGGATCAGTGTATATATGGGTTTAGAGGTTCAAGACCAGATTGCATGGTAGATTTTCATAAGATATTTAATCAGGGAAAAAAGATATATTTGAATATAAATTACAGAAGCGTATGCAATGTAGTTAATATATCAAAAAATCTCATAAAAAATAATATTATGAGAAATGAAAAGCACATAAAGGCCAATAAAAATGAAAAGGGAAATATCAGTATATTAAATAACATTAACGAAAATTCTCAGGCAGAGGATGTGTCTGAAAATATTATAAAGCATAAAATTATAAACAATTTACAATTTAGGGATTTTGCCATTCTATACAGAACTAATGTGGAAAGTCGAGGCTTAATAGATAATTTTATAAGAAAGAGTATACCTTTTAGACTTTTAGATAAAGAGTACAATTTTTTTGAGCACTTTATATGCAAGGATATACTTTCTTATTTAAAGCTCAGTATTAATAGCAGTGATAAAGAAGCTTTTTTGAGGATAATAAATAAACCCTTTAGATATATTGGAAAGTCAAATTTAGATATAATTAGAAAACATGAATATAAAGAAGATTTATTTGAAGTACTTAAAAATATAGAGGATTTACCAGTTTATCAGATGAAAAACATTGATAAATTAAAGAGAGATATTCAAAAACTCAATAAAATGTCTTTAGGGCTAGCTATACAGTATGTAGTAATTGAACTGGGTTATAGGGATTATATTGTGGAATATGCTAAAAAATATAAGCTTGAAATTCAGGAATTGGAGGATATAATAGAGGAATTTAAAAAGGCGGCAGAGGAATATAACTCTATAATTACATTTTTGGTTCATGTAGAGGAAGTAGGAGAGAAGTTAAAAAATAATAGAAAAGAGACTAAAAAGGATGGTATCATACTTAGTACTATGCACGGAGTAAAAGGCATGGAATTCAAAAACGTGTTCATTATAAACTGCTGTGAAGAAAATATACCCCATAAAAATAGCTTGCCGGATAATATAGAGGAAGAGAGGAGACTTTTTTATGTTGGTATAACCAGAGCTATTGATAATCTCTGGATATGCTTTAGCAGGGATATTAGGGGAAAAAATAAAGAGCCTAGTAGATTTATAAAGGAATGTGAGCTTGATTTTAATGAAGACTGTAACGGAGGCTTTAAGGTAGGCGATAAGGTAAAGCATATGTCCTTTGGAGAGGGTAAAATAATATTTTTAGACAGCAAAATTATAGAAATTGAATTTTCTGATGGAGTAAATAGAAAATTTGATACTGTGATCCTGGGGAATAATAGGCTTATTGATAAGGTTAGATAA